In one window of Synchiropus splendidus isolate RoL2022-P1 chromosome 15, RoL_Sspl_1.0, whole genome shotgun sequence DNA:
- the rhbg gene encoding ammonium transporter Rh type B, which translates to MADTSTNMRLKLPATCFILEIILIILFGTLVQYDDETDARAWHNHTHGDIQNDFYFRYPSFQDVHVMIFIGFGFLMTFLQRYGFSSVGFNFLIAAFALQWATLMQGFFHGMHGGKIHIGVESMINADFCTGAVLISFGAVLGKTSPVQLLIMAMFEVTLFAVNEFILLSSLGARDAGGSMTIHTFGAYFGLMVTRVLYRPNLDKSKHRNSSVYHSDLFAMIGTIYLWMFWPSFNSAITAHGDDQHRTALNTYYSLAACTLSSYAMSALTAHDGKLDMVHIQNAALAGGVAAGTAGEMMLTPFGSMIVGFLAGIISVLGFKYLSPVLEEKMKVQDTCGVHNLHGMPGVLGAIIGAVTAAFATKDIYGGGLSDVFPDVASGDITASYQGVRQAISLAVTLGIALLGGLIVGFILKLPVFGAPPDTICYEDGIYWEVPGEEDHHGDQLTTVVTPETEKLSAS; encoded by the exons ATGGCGGACACATCCACCAACATGCGGCTGAAGCTTCCGGCCACCTGCTTCATCCTGGAGATCATCCTAATCATCCTCTTCGGCACGTTGGTGCAGTACGACGATGAGACCGACGCCCGGGCGTGGCACAACCACACACACGGGGATATCCAGAACGACTTCTACTTCCGTTACCCAA GTTTCCAGGATGTGCACGTCATGATCTTCATCGGTTTCGGCTTCCTCATGACCTTCCTGCAGCGCTACGGCTTCAGCAGCGTGGGCTTCAACTTCCTCATCGCCGCCTTCGCGCTGCAGTGGGCCACGCTGATGCAGGGGTTCTTCCATGGGATGCATGGAGGCAAGATCCATATCGGTGTGGAGAG CATGATAAACGCAGACTTCTGCACTGGCGCTGTCCTTATCTCATTCGGAGCGGTTCTGGGGAAGACCAGTCCGGTCCAGCTGCTGATCATGGCCATGTTCGAGGTCACGCTGTTTGCTGTGAACGAGTTCATCCTGTTGTCTTCTCTCGGG GCCCGTGACGCCGGTGGCTCTATGACCATCCACACCTTTGGGGCCTACTTTGGCCTGATGGTGACCCGGGTTCTGTACCGGCCCAACCTGGACAAGAGCAAACATCGGAACAGCTCGGTCTACCACTCGGACCTCTTCGCCATGATCG GAACCATCTACCTGTGGATGTTCTGGCCCAGTTTCAACTCAGCCATCACAGCTCACGGAGATGACCAGCACCGCACGGCACTAAACACCTACTACTCCCTGGCCGCCTGCACTCTGTCCTCTTACGCCATGTCAGCACTGACCGCTCACGATGGCAAGCTGGACATG GTCCACATCCAGAACGCAGCTCTAGCAGGAGGCGTTGCCGCGGGAACAGCCGGTGAGATGATGTTGACCCCGTTCGGCTCCATGATCGTTGGATTTCTGGCAGGAATTATCTCAGTGCTTGGATTCAAATACCTTTcg cctgtcctggaggagaagatgaaagtCCAGGACACTTGTGGGGTCCACAATCTTCATGGGATGCCTGGTGTTCTCGGTGCCATTATTGGTGCAGTGACGGCGGCCTTTGCGACAAAAGACATCTACGGAGGGGG ACTCTCAGACGTATTTCCTGACGTGGCAAGCGGTGACATCACAGCGTCTTACCAGGGAGTGAGACAGGCTATCTCTCTGGCGGTCACTCTGGGCATCGCCCTCCTGGGGGGCCTCATCGTCG GGTTCATCTTGAAGCTTCCTGTCTTCGGGGCACCTCCAGACACCATCTGCTATGAGGACGGGATCTACTGGGAG GTCCCTGGTGAGGAAGACCACCATGGAGACCAGCTGACCACAGTTGTGACGCCAGAGACCGAGAAGCTCAGTGCTTCATGA
- the hapln2 gene encoding hyaluronan and proteoglycan link protein 2 — protein sequence MTAQTLTLLCCLWWLSVPPTTSTEAGRKLQYLIEPPHQVEVTAHRGEAVVLPCILRLRPAHYNIKWTKQEGAPVGLENIVMIANARSFKPYGQFRSRASPRRAHVMDASLVLSELQLDDGGLYRCELINGIMDESVTVTLTITGVVFPYQGQKGRYSLTFQEAATACAEQDAVLASYQQLYQAWTEGLDWCNAGWTHNGSVHYPILQPRPGCGDEPVPGIRSYGPKDKQRDHYDAFCFTSATPGSVFFAPGSFSFQQAEPACLHLGAQLALVGQLYSAWRFQNLDQCDGGWLRDGSVRYPIRRPRKRCGGVPGAGVRSFGFPDQKKHLYGAYCYRP from the exons ATGACAGCGCAAACCCTGACTCTTCTTTGCTGCCTCTGGTGGTTGTCTGTGCCGCCCACAACAAGCactgaag CAGGCAGAAAGCTGCAGTACCTCATTGAGCCTCCGCACCAGGTGGAGGTGACAGCTCATCGTGGTGAAGCCGTCGTCCTGCCGTGCATCCTCAGGTTAAGGCCCGCCCACTACAACATCAAGTGGACCAAGCAGGAGGGGGCACCGGTGGGACTGGAGAACATTGTTATGATTGCCAACGCACGCTCATTCAAGCCTTACGGCCAGTTCAGGTCGCGGGCGTCTCCGCGGCGAGCACACGTGATGGACGCGTCACTGGTCCTCAGTGAGCTGCAGCTGGATGACGGCGGCTTGTACCGCTGCGAGCTCATCAACGGTATCATGGACGAGAGTGTCACCGTCACGTTGACCATCACAG GTGTGGTCTTCCCGTACCAGGGTCAGAAGGGTCGTTACTCGCTGACCTTCCAGGAGGCTGCCACGGCGTGTGCCGAGCAAGACGCCGTGCTGGCGTCGTACCAGCAGCTCTACCAAG CCTGGACTGAAGGTCTGGACTGGTGCAATGCTGGCTGGACTCACAATGGCAGCGTCCACTACCCGATCCTGCAGCCACGGCCCGGCTGTGGCGACGAGCCAGTACCTGGTATCCGCAGTTATGGACCGAAAGACAAGCAACGAGACCACTATGACGCCTTCTGTTTCACCTCGGCCACACCAG GTTCTGTTTTCTTTGCACCCGGGTCCTTCTCCTTCCAGCAGGCAGAACCAGCGTGCTTGCACCTGGGAGCCCAGCTGGCACTAGTGGGCCAGCTGTATTCGGCGTGGCGCTTCCAGAACCTGGACCAGTGTGATGGCGGCTGGCTGAGGGATGGCAGCGTGCGGTATCCCATCAGACGTCCCAGAAAACGCTGCGGCGGAGTTCCAGGTGCAGGAGTTCGATCATTTGGGTTTCCAGACCAGAAGAAGCATCTGTACGGTGCTTACTGCTACAGACCCTGA